From one Rhizobium lentis genomic stretch:
- a CDS encoding DUF995 domain-containing protein produces the protein MRIASRLYGAALAFSLCLPLAAQGAEAARKTAPTPLSAYELYRIYGDRTWTWDTGGGRFFEEGRRFVAWVNDKGKQSFAEGKWVVDDLGQLCMRATWTNAEGAARASTCFGHRKIGKTIYQRRQPNGNWYVFRHPSVRQDDEFRKLVSMDTVTAKAHELKQILLNQEITRKGG, from the coding sequence ATGCGTATCGCGTCGAGACTATACGGAGCAGCCCTTGCTTTCAGCCTGTGTTTGCCGTTGGCGGCGCAGGGTGCCGAGGCCGCGAGGAAGACGGCACCGACGCCGCTCAGCGCCTATGAACTCTATCGGATCTACGGCGACAGGACCTGGACCTGGGACACCGGCGGCGGCCGTTTCTTCGAGGAGGGCCGGCGGTTCGTCGCCTGGGTGAATGACAAGGGCAAGCAGTCCTTCGCCGAAGGCAAATGGGTGGTCGACGATCTCGGCCAGCTCTGCATGCGTGCCACATGGACGAATGCAGAGGGGGCAGCGCGGGCCAGCACCTGTTTCGGTCACCGCAAGATCGGCAAGACGATCTACCAGCGCCGCCAGCCGAACGGCAATTGGTACGTCTTCCGGCATCCCTCGGTGCGCCAGGATGACGAATTCCGCAAGCTCGTCTCCATGGATACCGTCACTGCCAAGGCGCATGAGCTGAAGCAGATCCTGCTGAACCAGGAAATAACCCGAAAAGGAGGGTGA
- a CDS encoding glycosyltransferase family 2 protein gives MSLVSEFGHRVRTAKAVADPFDSVFTGRNRAVYAFGIFCWLAALGYFWIWWCQAAHIISWAAFVLVTVVLAWITLVPAYFILIFLDAKTVSARAGLPQGRVAMVVTKAPSEPFAVVRATLQAMLDQVDVEFDVWLADEDPAEETRRWCAEHGVLISTRKGLAEYHRTSWPRRTRCKEGNLAYFYDHFGYARYDFVAQFDADHVPTPTYLREVLRPFADPKVGYVSAPSICDANAPASWSARGRLYAEASLHGSLQTGYNNGWAPLCIGSHYAVRTSALRQIGGLGPELAEDHSTTLMMNAGGWRGVHAVDAIAHGDGPANFADLVIQEFQWSRSLVTILLQYSHRYIVHLPWRLRFQFVFSQLWYPLFSAFMAVMFLLPVVALLSGHIFVNVTYPDFLLHFAPISIVLMLFSFFWRATATFRPHNAKLFGWEGLAFIFLRWPWSLAGSLAAVRDYIFGSFVDFRITPKGRQAQQSLPLRVIAPYIGLAGLCAGAMAFADHAAAAQGFYIFAAMNLSIYLSLTVLIVVRHAIENGLPLMPQSRGLWLATATGLAICVTGGMQAGSHGLRGLEALSHGQTLISFSQSQFAVAGAGLGGGKTRIVKFRLRWNGFGSTGRSEQGA, from the coding sequence ATGAGCCTGGTTTCGGAATTCGGTCACCGGGTCAGGACGGCGAAAGCCGTCGCCGACCCATTCGATTCCGTTTTCACTGGCCGCAATCGGGCTGTCTATGCTTTCGGCATCTTCTGCTGGCTGGCAGCGCTCGGGTATTTCTGGATCTGGTGGTGCCAGGCGGCCCACATCATTTCCTGGGCGGCCTTCGTGCTGGTCACGGTCGTGCTCGCCTGGATCACCCTCGTGCCCGCCTATTTCATCCTGATATTTCTCGATGCGAAGACGGTCAGCGCCCGCGCGGGACTTCCGCAGGGGCGGGTGGCGATGGTCGTCACCAAGGCGCCGTCCGAGCCCTTTGCCGTCGTCCGCGCGACGCTTCAGGCGATGCTCGACCAGGTCGACGTCGAATTCGACGTGTGGCTCGCCGACGAAGACCCTGCGGAGGAAACCAGACGCTGGTGCGCCGAGCACGGCGTGCTGATCTCCACCCGCAAGGGGCTGGCGGAATATCATCGCACCAGCTGGCCCAGGCGAACGCGCTGCAAGGAGGGCAACCTTGCCTATTTCTACGACCATTTCGGCTATGCGCGTTATGATTTCGTCGCCCAGTTCGATGCTGACCACGTGCCGACGCCGACCTATCTCCGCGAAGTCCTGCGCCCGTTTGCCGACCCCAAGGTCGGCTATGTCTCCGCGCCCAGCATCTGTGATGCCAATGCGCCGGCAAGCTGGTCGGCACGCGGCAGGCTCTATGCCGAAGCAAGCCTGCATGGCTCGCTGCAGACGGGTTACAACAATGGCTGGGCGCCGCTTTGCATCGGCTCCCACTATGCGGTTCGCACATCGGCGCTGCGCCAGATCGGTGGGCTTGGCCCCGAGCTTGCGGAAGATCATTCGACCACTCTGATGATGAACGCCGGCGGCTGGCGCGGCGTGCACGCCGTCGATGCGATCGCTCATGGCGACGGCCCGGCGAATTTCGCCGATCTCGTCATCCAGGAGTTCCAGTGGTCGCGCAGCCTCGTCACCATCCTGCTGCAATATTCCCACCGCTATATCGTCCATCTGCCGTGGCGGCTGAGATTCCAGTTCGTGTTTTCGCAGCTGTGGTATCCGCTCTTCTCAGCCTTCATGGCCGTGATGTTTCTGCTGCCGGTGGTTGCTTTGCTGAGCGGCCATATTTTCGTCAACGTAACCTATCCGGATTTCCTGCTGCATTTCGCGCCGATCTCCATCGTGCTGATGTTGTTTTCCTTCTTCTGGCGGGCGACGGCAACGTTCAGACCGCATAATGCGAAACTGTTTGGCTGGGAGGGACTTGCCTTCATCTTCCTGCGCTGGCCGTGGTCGCTCGCCGGCAGCCTGGCGGCGGTGCGGGACTATATCTTCGGCTCTTTCGTCGACTTCCGCATCACGCCGAAAGGCCGGCAGGCGCAGCAGTCTCTGCCGCTGCGCGTCATTGCCCCCTATATCGGCCTCGCCGGCCTTTGTGCCGGCGCTATGGCGTTCGCCGACCATGCTGCCGCAGCTCAGGGCTTTTATATTTTCGCCGCGATGAACCTGTCGATCTATCTGTCGCTGACGGTGCTGATCGTCGTTCGCCATGCGATCGAGAACGGCCTGCCGTTGATGCCGCAGTCACGCGGGCTGTGGCTTGCGACAGCGACCGGGCTTGCAATCTGCGTCACCGGCGGCATGCAGGCGGGCAGCCATGGGCTGCGCGGTCTCGAGGCCCTTTCCCATGGCCAGACGCTCATCAGTTTCAGCCAATCACAATTTGCCGTGGCCGGTGCCGGCCTCGGTGGCGGCAAAACCCGGATCGTGAAGTTCCGCCTCAGATGGAATGGTTTCGGAAGCACGGGACGGAGCGAACAAGGTGCGTGA
- a CDS encoding ABC transporter substrate-binding protein: protein MQINRRSFLMGSAGAAAGLAFGAGSAIPAFAEDAQLRAMWWGSNDRAKRTLDVAKLYQSKTPGVTIVGESLSGDGYWTKLATQMAGRAIADVFQLEPNTISDYSKRGACLALDEFVPATLKVQSFGADMLKLTTVNGKLYGIGLGLNSFAMFFDTVFFEKAGLPLPTTDLTWDEYAKLAVELTKAGGKEGFAGGPYAARYAYVFDAWLRQRGKSLYRDGALGFTAEDAKEWFSYWENLRKQGGTVAADVQTLDQNTIDTNCLALGKSAIGMAYSNQMIGYQLIMKNKIGITTLPREKKGGPSGHYYRPALIWSVGATTKNGEAAAKFIDFFVNDLEAGKILGVERGVPMSPTVREAILPQLNPTEQETVKYVNLLKDQVGEYPAPAPMGSTQFDQRVLRPLCDELAFERVSPADAATRLIEEGKATIKG, encoded by the coding sequence ATGCAGATCAACCGCCGTTCATTCCTGATGGGTTCAGCCGGTGCAGCCGCCGGCCTCGCCTTCGGGGCGGGGAGCGCCATTCCGGCCTTTGCCGAGGATGCGCAGCTCAGAGCCATGTGGTGGGGATCGAACGATCGCGCCAAGCGCACGCTCGATGTCGCCAAGCTCTACCAGTCGAAAACGCCCGGCGTTACCATCGTCGGGGAATCGCTCTCCGGCGACGGTTACTGGACGAAACTCGCGACCCAGATGGCCGGCCGCGCCATCGCAGACGTCTTCCAGCTGGAGCCGAACACGATCTCGGACTATTCGAAACGCGGCGCCTGCCTGGCGCTCGACGAATTCGTGCCCGCAACGCTGAAGGTCCAGTCCTTCGGCGCCGACATGCTGAAGCTGACCACCGTTAACGGTAAGCTTTACGGCATCGGGCTCGGCCTCAACTCATTCGCGATGTTCTTCGATACCGTCTTCTTCGAAAAAGCCGGCCTGCCGCTACCGACGACCGACCTCACCTGGGATGAATATGCCAAGCTTGCAGTCGAACTGACGAAGGCCGGAGGCAAGGAGGGCTTTGCCGGCGGGCCCTATGCAGCGCGCTATGCCTACGTCTTCGACGCCTGGCTACGCCAGCGCGGCAAGAGTCTCTACCGAGACGGCGCTCTCGGCTTTACCGCCGAAGACGCCAAGGAATGGTTCAGCTACTGGGAGAACCTGCGCAAACAGGGCGGCACGGTCGCCGCCGACGTGCAGACACTCGATCAGAATACGATCGACACCAATTGCCTGGCGCTCGGCAAGTCGGCGATCGGTATGGCCTATTCCAACCAGATGATAGGCTATCAGTTGATCATGAAAAACAAGATCGGCATCACCACGCTGCCGCGCGAAAAGAAGGGCGGGCCGTCGGGCCATTACTACCGTCCCGCGCTGATCTGGAGCGTCGGCGCCACGACCAAGAACGGCGAAGCGGCCGCAAAGTTCATCGACTTCTTCGTGAATGACCTTGAAGCCGGCAAGATCCTCGGCGTCGAGCGCGGCGTGCCGATGTCACCGACGGTGCGCGAAGCCATTCTGCCTCAGCTGAACCCGACGGAGCAGGAAACGGTCAAATACGTCAATCTTCTTAAGGATCAAGTTGGCGAGTACCCGGCGCCGGCACCGATGGGGTCGACGCAGTTCGACCAGCGCGTGCTGCGCCCGCTCTGCGACGAACTCGCTTTCGAACGGGTCTCGCCCGCCGATGCGGCAACACGGCTCATCGAAGAGGGCAAGGCGACGATTAAGGGATGA
- a CDS encoding glycoside hydrolase family 26 protein — MKRLKKKHLSAAAIALLFLCAADLPGRSEVQYAGIAPNPAASARTIIDKRPVVHPDGIKFGAYDPHGDFGTQANVSTEALFLPWEDVDLETLRLADAYAQARGRNLLITVEPWSWDVDWRLTSAELRKKVLRGDYDVNMRAIAQMISQLKSPVIVRWGQEMEDESGRFSWSGWNPQDYITAYRRMMDIVREEAPGTEIMWSPKGLPGLQDYYPGDDYVDFVGLSVFGLERYDELAHSKHRTFSEALKQGYDLVAGYGKPIWVAELGYEGGDAYMKPWIETATLKQSAFPNLQEVVYFNDRDVHAWPFNLGRPDWRVVESLADN, encoded by the coding sequence ATGAAGAGGCTGAAGAAAAAACACCTCTCGGCCGCCGCAATTGCGTTGCTGTTCCTGTGCGCCGCGGATCTGCCGGGCCGAAGCGAGGTGCAATATGCGGGCATTGCCCCGAACCCGGCTGCGAGCGCGCGGACGATCATCGACAAACGCCCCGTTGTTCATCCCGACGGCATCAAGTTCGGCGCCTACGATCCGCATGGGGATTTCGGCACGCAGGCCAATGTCTCGACCGAAGCCCTGTTCCTGCCATGGGAGGACGTTGACCTGGAGACGCTGCGCCTTGCGGATGCCTATGCGCAGGCCAGAGGCCGCAATTTGCTGATAACGGTAGAGCCGTGGTCCTGGGACGTCGACTGGCGTCTGACCTCGGCAGAGCTTCGCAAAAAGGTCCTGCGCGGCGATTACGATGTCAACATGCGTGCAATCGCTCAGATGATATCCCAGCTGAAAAGTCCGGTGATCGTCCGCTGGGGTCAGGAGATGGAGGATGAGTCCGGGCGGTTTTCGTGGTCCGGCTGGAACCCGCAAGACTATATCACGGCCTACAGACGGATGATGGATATCGTCCGCGAGGAGGCGCCCGGCACCGAAATCATGTGGTCGCCGAAGGGCCTGCCAGGCTTGCAGGATTACTATCCCGGCGACGATTATGTCGATTTCGTCGGGCTCTCGGTCTTCGGGCTGGAGCGCTACGACGAGCTTGCCCATAGCAAGCACCGGACATTCTCCGAGGCGCTGAAGCAGGGCTATGATCTCGTCGCCGGCTACGGAAAGCCCATCTGGGTGGCGGAACTCGGCTACGAAGGTGGCGATGCCTATATGAAGCCCTGGATCGAAACCGCGACGCTGAAGCAGAGCGCTTTTCCGAACTTGCAGGAAGTCGTCTATTTCAACGACCGGGATGTGCATGCCTGGCCGTTCAATCTCGGCCGGCCCGACTGGCGTGTGGTCGAGAGCCTGGCAGACAACTGA